The following are encoded in a window of Impatiens glandulifera chromosome 5, dImpGla2.1, whole genome shotgun sequence genomic DNA:
- the LOC124940383 gene encoding transcription factor RAX2-like, with protein sequence MGRAPCCDKANVKKGPWSPEEDAKLKDYIDKHGTIGGNWISLPQKAGLRRCGKSCRLRWLNYLRPNIRHGEFSEDEDRIISTLFATIGSRWSIIAGQLAGRTDNDIKNYWNTKLKKKLMGRITNESHKRLQNPVTQLIFQTPFPNSMISTGVDHNSPIKVPSNLLITNHNYSQLIKDQYLLAFGGETSTSSSSDNQMISSQEDLDRLCMQFQDYDQKTNDQLIYGNENSQMDYSSLEEIKQLISTNSCNNNMNFFVDEIKAEEKFMY encoded by the exons ATGGGAAGAGCCCCTTGTTGTGACAAAGCAAATGTGAAGAAAGGTCCATGGTCACCTGAAGAAGATGCAAAGCTCAAAGACTATATAGATAAACATGGCACTATTGGAGGAAATTGGATCTCCCTTCCTCAAAAAGCAg GCCTTAGAAGATGCGGGAAGAGTTGCAGATTGAGATGGCTTAATTATCTCAGACCAAATATCAGACATGGAGAATTCTCGGAAGATGAAGATAGAATTATCTCTACCCTTTTTGCTACAATTGGAAGCAG GTGGTCAATAATAGCAGGTCAATTAGCAGGAAGAACAGACAATGATATCAAGAATTATTGGAACACAAAACTAAAGAAGAAACTCATGGGAAGAATTACTAATGAATCTCACAAGAGATTACAGAATCCAGTAACACAATTAATATTCCAAACCCCATTTCCCAATTCTATGATCTCAACTGGTGTTGACCACAATTCACCCATTAAAGTTCCATCAAATCTCCTGATCACTAATCACAATTACAGTCAATTGATCAAAGATCAGTATTTACTTGCTTTTGGAGGGGAAACTAGTACTTCAAGTTCTTCTGATAATCAGATGATCAGTAGCCAAGAAGATCTTGATCGGTTATGTATGCAATTTCAAGATTATGATCAGAAAACAAATGATCAGTTGATCTATGGAAATGAGAACAGTCAAATGGATTACAGCAGTCTGGAGGAGATTAAGCAGCTTATTAGCACAAATTCATGTAACAATAACATGAATTTCTTTGTTGATGAAATCAAGGCAGAGGAAAAATTCATGtactaa